CGAACAATTTCCCCAGCCATATTATCATATTTTTCTTTTAAACTTGCTCGTTTATTATGTTTACCTTTACCAGCTTTGGCAATAACTTTTAAATCTTCGGCATTTTCGGCCGCAATATTTGTTTTCAAATTATGTTCTGCTTTGACTGGGCCAATTGTACGACCTGGGGTTGGAATATTCATTTTTTTGATTACATAGTATCAAATAAAGTAATAAATAACTCCCATTACAGCTGAAATTGGGAAAATTCATAATGGATTAGCTAAAGTTTTTGCTCCTGAACTAGCATTTTGTAATGACATTGTTCAAGATTTGGGTACCGAAATTAAATAGTCAATTAATCCGGCCGAAAAACCAAATCCTAATCTAATTCCCATCCCAACAACTAAGGCGGCAAAGCAAGCAGTTAAGAAAGCGTGAATAAAGAGTAATAATGGTGATAAGAAAATTCAAATAAAGACAAGTGGTTCATCAATTCCAGTTAAAAAGGCCACTAACGCTGTTCCGGCAATAAAAGTTGCTGTTTCACGTCGTTTATTTTTATCAGCAATCATAATCATTGCTAACCCCGTGGCAGGAATCCCACCAAAGAAAGTTGGGAAAAATCCAGCTTGGAAAATTCCTGAACCAATAACTCCAGCGTTAAAAGCAGTAATATCACCAAAAACAATTCAACGCCCATTTCCTAAATTAATTCCTCCTGGAACTTCACTAATTCCTGGTAATAATGACCCCTCAATTGGTAATTGAAATCATAAAAAAGTATTAATAATATGATGAGCACCAAATGGTTGTAATAACCGGTTAATAAAGGCATAAACCCATGCCCCACCAGCCGCTGAAGCCGTTGAGGATGAAATACCCTGACCGATAATAATTAACGCATATTGAATTCAAGGTCAAATGGCCGCAAAAATAAAGGCTAGACCAAATGTTGTTACAACAGTAATCATTGGAATAAAGCGGCGACCACCAAAAAAGGCTAGGGCCTGGGGCAATTGAATATCTTTAAAACGATTATAAAAATAGGCAACTAAGGCTCCACATGTGATTCCTCCAATAACTCCAGTATTTAAAACATAAATTCCCGAATTAATTAAATCTCCTGGATTAGCCCCTGCCCTTGGGTCTTGAAATGGTTTTGGAACATATAAAAGCTGACTAAACTTTCAGGAAATTAGTTCATCAGCATGATTTGTTGCATTCTTAAAACCATCATACGTTAAAACGTTATTATAAAATAAAGAGGCAATCATTCCTTCCTGTGTCATCAAGGCTAAAATAAAATAAGCAATTCCCCCACAAAGGGCAGCTTCCCCCCGAAAATCTTTTGCTAAACCAAAAGCCACACCAATCGCAAAAATGATTGCAATATTATTAAAGACAGCGGCTCCGGGGGCCATAATAAATTGGCCAATTCATCATACTGCTGAGTTTTCAACAATCCCAATTGTTGGATCACTCATTAATGAACCAATCCGATTCATTAAAGCAGCAATTGGTAAAACAGCAATTGGAAACATTAATGATTTTCCTAGTCGCTGTAAACTAACACCAGCATGATGAAAGAAATTTTTTGCAGAAGAATTAGCTCGAGGTTTTTTAACAGGGCGCTTATCCTTCCTGTTCAAAAGTAATTCTGTCATGTTATTTTCCTTTCTATTATTTAATAATACTTACTTGGAAATAAATAATTTTGACACTTTTTGTGTCGGACTTATTTTATTGTAAAACTTCTTAACATCTAATTAATAATTTATAGATGCTATCCCCATTATAATACAATAAATATAAATTATGATAATAAATTATAAATTATGATAATTCATAAAATCTTTTTACCTAAAAAAATAACTACATACATAGCTATTTTTTTCACGGATAAATTTTTACTCCTTTAACAACGCGATTGATTTGACCAGTTGGACAAGGGTTATCAGGGGTAATTTCAAATCGAAGCGCAATAAATAAAGCATAAATTTGCGCTCACACAATTGCTTGTAATCCACTAATAACATCGTTGCTAGTTTGTAATGGCCAAGGAAGATATTTATTACAATAAGGCATAATTTCTTCATCAATTATACTGTCAAAAACAATGATTTCCCCGGCAATATTATCATGAAAGAGTTCTTTTAAAAGATCAAAATCATATTGGCGAGTATATTTGTCTTGGCTTAAGAAAAATAATACAGTTGTTTTTGGCGTGATGATTGCTTTAGGACCGTGGCGGAAACCTAAAGCAGTATTAAAAGTACTTACTATTTTCCCATTTGTTAATTCTAATAATTTTAAACTTGCTTCTTGCGCAAACCCTTTTAAAATATTTGTTCCTAAAAAAACAACCCGTTCTGCTGGTACTGTGGCTAAAGCAACAATTTGGCGATAATTTTGGGTTAAAAATTCTTCAGTTTTAGTAATTAAATCATTTAATTCAATTTTTAAACTACTATCATCTTGGTTAAAAATTAAGAATGCTGTTAAAAGCATGCTAGTAAAACTTGATGTCATCGCAAATGATTGATCATTTGTTGCTGGTGGTAATAATAAACTCAATGTTTTTTTATTGTTTTGATTTTTTTGATACAATTGGCCCTCTCTATTACAAGTAATAATAATTTGAAATAAGTTTGGAACAATTTGTTCAGCCATAGTAATGGCTCCTATTGATTCAGGAGAGTTTCCAGAACGAGCAAATGAAATCAAAATAATTGGTTCTTCACTGTTATTAAAATAAACTGCTGGATTTGAGACTATATCAGTTGCGGCATTACTAACGGCATGATATCCTTGTAATTTTAGATAATCAGCCAAAATCACACCCGCAAATTCACTTGATCCTGAACCTGTAAAAATAATTTTTGTTTTTTTAAGATTAAAAAGCTTCAAAAAAGCTTTAATTTTTTTTTCTTCTTTTGTTACTAACTCAATAATTTCTGCTCATACCTTCGGTTGTTGAAAAATTTCTTGCGCTGTATAAATTGACCCCATTGTTTTAAGGTCTTGTTGGTTTAATCCAAAAATCATTATCTTCTTCCTTTCTTTGTTTCATTATATCTTAATCAATGATTATTTTTTATAAAATATGATAATTTTATATAAATTAAATTATAAAGAAAACCTTCTTTGTCATTTTTCAAAGAAGGTTTTTAAATATTACTGTTAATAAAATACAATTACTCTTTATCCTTTGCTTTCTGTTTTTTTGGTTTTTTTAATTTTGTTTTAATTTTATGCATTCAAATTTCTCAATATGTATCATGTAATTTAACTTGGCTTTTATAAGCATAAATTGGTTTTGAAAAGTATAGTATCACATCTCCAATTATGATCATTAATAGACCCAGAACAAATGTAATAACAAATTGTCATGGTCGTGCTCAGTCTCCTAACCCTAAAGCCCCGGCAATATCGCCAATAATATAATTTGTGTCAAAATATTGATTAAATAATTCCACGGCCAGTAACATAATCAAACCGGTTAAAATTGATTTAACAATAACATTTTTAACCGTATCTTTTTTAACTTTAAAATCACTTAAGCCATATAAATAGACATATAAAAAGGCAAATAAACTAAATGTATGTCCAAAAAAGAAAATATAATAATAAAAATCAGTTAATGGTACTAAATAAGTTGGAAAAAATAAAGTTAAAATTGGTCCAAAAATTGCTAATGGGAAAAAACATTCTAAAAAGATTTTGTGCGGAAAAAATAATATAATAACAGATACCCATGCGACAATTGAACAAGAATATAACGAAAAATAATTTGGAAAATGCTGTCATCCTCCATTATTTAACATGGCATAAAAACGTTGTCCTTCAACTATTAAAATCCAAATTGCCATAACCACTCTTAAGTATCAATGGTTGGCTGTTTTTTTATAAAATTTTGGAAACATTCATAGACTAGCCCATAAAAAAAATGACAGAATAATTGCTAAAATTCATGAAAATGTTATCATTTTTAAACCTCTCCTTTATTTAAAATAAAACATCTTTATTAATTATATTTAGTTCGGAATATTTTGCAATTAAATTTCAAAAATAAAACAAACCACAATAGTGGTTTGTTTTAACAAAAATAGTCTTATTTTACTTTAAAATATTAATATTATAACTAATGTTATCACCATTAATATTTTCTGTAATACTTGCTGTACAACGAATAATCATTTTTCCAGCTGGTTTTAATTTACATAGCACTTTTACTTTAGGATTATTAGCAAAATCAACTTTGATTAGTTCTTGACTAACTGATTTTTTAGTCTCTTTTTCTGTTATTTTAAGCTTAAACGAATCTCAACTTTTTTCAAAATCACTAGTATTTTGGTAATTTACCCGTAAATTATCAACAACGATTTGATTGGGAGATAAAATGATATCTGTTAATGATTCTTTGCTTAGTTTTGGATCCAATTCGGAAAAACATAATTGTAAATAATCTATTTCAAAAATATTCATTATTCTAACCTCTTTTTACTTTTTTCTTGGCTTGTTTTCTTGCTAGTTTTGCCAATGAGCGCATCATAATGTTATCAAAATGTTTATCACTTAAATGGCGTTTAGCTCATAATGTTCGCCCTGCTAAATATCCCCCATGGTAACGGGCTTTGGGATGACGTTTACGAAGGGCTTTTGTAATTAATTTTGCAATCACAATTGGGTCATGACCAAAATCTGGTCCTGGTAACATTCCTAATGCTAAATTAATTTCTTCTTGATAAGCTGAAGTTTGGGCGGTTTTCGCTAGGGTTTCAGCCGCTAAATGTGATCATTCTGACTTAATTGCTCCTGGCTCAATTACAACAACATTAATCCCAAATTTTCTTGTTTCTAATCGTAATGAATTGCTTAACCCTTCAACAGCAAATTTACTAGCAGCATATCAACCTCCAACAGGATGAGAAATAACTCCCATAATTGATGAAAGGTTAAAAATATAGCCACTTTTTTGAGCGCGCATCTGGGGTAATACTAGTTGTGTTACTCGTGCTAAGGCAAAAAGATTAACTTCAAATTGCTGACGGGCTTCTGCTAAGTTGGTGTCTTCAATTGTCCCATATAAACCATACCCAGCATTATTGACTAACACATCAATACGACTACTTTTTGTGATAATATTTGTAATTGCTTTAACAATGCTATTATCATCAGTTACATCAACTTGGACTGGAATAATTCCAAATGGTTTTAATTCCTGTTCCATTCGTTCAAGGCGACGAGCTAAACCGTATACTAAATAACCTTGTTTACTTAGTTCAATTGCAATTACTTTCCCAATCCCTGATGAAGCTCCTGTCACAATTGCAACTTTTTGTTGTTTAGCCATTTTTATTTCCTTCTTTCCATTTTTTTATTTTAATTACTACTTTTTATTAATAATTAAATCATTTAATTGGATAATAAATTGATCAAATGGGAGTGTAATTTGTTCTTGATTTCCATACTGACGATAAGTAATAACATTCTCCTCAACTTCTTTATCCCCAATTACTAATTGATAAGGGATTTTTGAAGTTTGGGCGTCGCGAATTTTATAACTTAACCGTTCATCACGTTGATCAACAATTGTTCGGATTTTTAATTGTTTAAATTGTTGTTGCAACTTTTGACTATATTCTAAATGACTTGCTTTTAAAGCAACTGGAATAATCGCAATTTGCGTTGGCGCTAGCCATAATGGTAAAACCCCGTTAGTTTGCTCTAATAAAATAGCGATAAAACGTTCATACGTTCCAATTAACCCACGGTGAATGATTGTTGGACTTGAAGTTTCTCCTTTTGAATTAATATATGATAAGTTAAATTTTTTTGGTAGTAAAAAATCAAATTGTAAAGTTGAAACAGTAATTTCATGGTTCAAGACTGTTTTAATTTGGATATCTAACTTTGGCCCATAAAAAGCTGCTTCCCCAAGCATTGGCACATATGGGATTGCTAGTTCATCTAGAGCTTCTTGCAACATTTTTTCCGCATTTTCTCACATTTGATCATCATCATAATATTTTTCTTTATTATTTGGATCACGTAATGATAATGAATAATAATCTACTTTAATATTAAAAGTTGCTAAAACTTCGTTAATTAATTTAAAGCAGCGTTTAAATTCATTCTTAATTTGGCTATTACGAACAAAAATATGGGAATCAGTTAAAGTCATCATTCGTACTCGTTCTAACCCCGTTAAACTTCCTGAAGATTCAAAACGGTGTAAAATGGCATGTTCAGCAATCCGTAATGGTAACTCACGATAACTACGTTGTTTGTAATTAAAAACAGCAATATGATGAGGACAGGCCATTGGTCTTAAAACACTTGCCTCATTATCACGTTCCATAACAGGAAACATATTTTCTTGATAATGATCTCAGTGTCCTGATATTTTATACATTTCATCAGTTCCTATAACAGGAGTTTCAACTTCAACAAAATCATATTCCCATTCTTTTTCACGAATATACTCTTGAATGATTTTTTTTAAAGCCATTCCATTTGGTAATCAAATTGGTAATCCTGGACCAATTAAATTATCAAATGTAAAAATCTCTAAATCTTTCCCAATTTTACGATGATCACGTTCTTTACGGTCATTTAATTCTTTTAACATTTCATCAAATTGGCTAATCGAAAAGTGACTAATAGCACTTATTCTTTGCAACATTTTATTTTTAGCATTATTTTGTCAATAAGCTCCAGCTAAGCCCATAATTTTAAAAGCTTTAATTAGTTTAAAATTAACAAAATCAAAAGGTTGGTAATAAAAATTATCACCAATTTGATATGAACAAATTTTAGCCTGGTTAACATTTTGTAGTAATTCGTGTAAATAAGGATTATCTTGATAACGTTTTAATCCTAACGCTATTGGTTCACACAATTTTTGCCCTTGCAAATGACTAGCAAGATTTTGCTTAAATTGTTCTTCAATTTTAACTAAATCCCCTTCTTTAATGCTAGGAGTAAGGTCAAAATCAAGATAGAAACCTTCTGCTGTTAATTCACTTTGGGCAATTTTTATTTCGGGATACATTTCTTGTAAGGTATGTGCTAACAATAAACTAGCACTACTATTAATTAATTGTACAGCATTTGCCGATTTTTCTGTTATTAATTCTAATTTCCCTCCTGTTGTGATAATTTCATCACGTTGATACCATTTTCCATCAATAATAGCTCCTCAAGTTGCTTTTCCTAAACTAATAGCAATACTACTTGCTAATTGTTCAACACTAAGGGGGGCTTGAAATTTTTTTTCTTGCCCATCGGGTAAAATTATTTTAATCATTGTTCTCATTCCTTTCTAAGCAAAAAATCGCTCCTATTCTAATGATTAGGAGCGATTTTTTCGCGGTACCATCCTTATTAAATTAAGTTACCTTAATTTATCTTTCACTCATTATAACGAAATGAGCTTAAACGTAAACTAGTTTCCTGGTAGTAAATTATTAAGATTTTTATTAAGCTTCCATCATCCTTAACTTGCTGGGAAAAAGTGCTTAATAATTTGTGGTCAGGTAGTTTAATTATTCAACTATTAATTCTTTTAATACATCACTACGAGCAAATAAGATTTTTGATCCAACTTTTGCTCCTCATTTTTTCGCAACTTCAATAATTGCATGATCGTTATCTTTAAATTCATTATAGTTATCAACTTTGTTCATAAAAATTGAATGTCATACTCCAAAAGCAGTATATAATTCTGGGGTTGGAGAAACTCCTAAAATTACAACATTTGGACGAAATTTTGAAACAGTTTTTAATAATGTTCCAGTATTTGATAACACAACTGCATATTCATATTCACCATTCTTACATTTTTCAGCTAATTTTTTAGCAATTTCAGCACGTGGTCCTGAAGTTGTTTTACAAGCATTTTCTAATTGTTTTTCATAATATAATTTTGAGTAAAACTCTATTTCAGCTCTCTTATTAATTGTTGCCATTGTGTCAACAGTAATAAATGGGTAATCCCCATTAGCTGATTCTCCTGATAACATTGTTGCATCAGCACCTAGTTCTGTTGCAAAGTAAACGTCAGTAACTTCAGCTCTTGTTGGATGTGGATTATCAGTCATTGATTCTAACATTTGCGTTGCCACAATAACAACTTTGCCAGCTTCCCGACATTTTCTAATAATAATTTTTTCTCAATATGGTACATCATAGTATGGGATTTCTAATCCTAAATCTCCCCGTGCAACCATAATTCCATCAGCAGCGGCAATAATATCATCAATATTATTAATTCCAATTTGTGATTCAATTTTAGCAATAATTTGAATATGTTCAGCATTTGCTTCTTTTAATAATTGGCGAATTTCTAAAACATTTTCTTTTGTATTTACAAAAGAAGCAGCAATATAGTCAACTCCTTGTTCAGCCCCATATTTAATATCTGCCATATCTTTTTCAGCTAAGAATGGTAATGTAAAAGCTACTCCTGGTAAGTTAATTCTTTTATTTGTTTTTACAACGTGATGATTAAATGCTTCAGTTGTAATAATCCCTGGTTGCACATCAGTTACATTTAATTGCAATTTTCCATCATCAACTAAAACAACATCCCCAGTTTTTAAGTCTTGTGACATATCATATGAAACTGTCATTTCTAATGCTGTTCCTTCACGACTAGCATATTCTGCTGGTAATGAATAAATTGTTACTTTTGATCCTTTAACAATTTCTTGTTTACCATCTTTCATTTTTCCAACACGAATTTCAGGCCCTTTTGTATCAAGCATAATTGAGATTGGTTTCCCAATTTTTTTAATAATTTCTTTTGTTCAAACAATACGTGCCCCTTGCTCTTCATAATCACCATGTGAAAAGTTTAAACGAATTGTATTCATTCCAAAGTCAAACAATTTTAAAATCCCTTCCTCTGAATGAGTACTTGGTCCAATTGTTGTAATAATTTTAGTTCTTTTCATTTTATCTTTTAAGTTTATTTTGTCCATTAGTTTTGTATTCTCCTCTTAACTTTCTACTCTTTTATTTTATCCTAATTTCATTATTTTTTATAGATATTATCATTTAAATTAGTAAAATCAGCCAAAATATCTTTGCGTGAGATGCGGGGAATGCTTAATGCTTCCATAATTGGGCGAGCGACAATTTCATCCCCAACATTACCAACAGCAATTCCCCCAATTCCGGCTAAAATTTGTTCAACCGCAAATTTTGCCATTTGGAAAGCGCGATAGCGTTCCATCGCCGTTGGAGTTCCTCCCCTTTGAATATGTGCTAAAACAGCTTCACGAGTTACATAACCACTAGTTGTTTCGACTAAACGGGCTAATTTTTTTAAATCAGGGTAAATTAGTTCACTAACAACAACAATTACACTACGTTTATTTTTATCATGCATTTCTTTAACTTTTGAAGCAATTTCTGCTTCTGTTAAAGCTGATTCATTTATTGAAATAATGTCAGCTCCGGCGGCAATTCCAGCATATAAGGCAATATCACCACATGAATGTCCCATTACTTCAACAATTGCACAACGATTATGAGATTGAATTGTATCACGAATGCGATCAAGGGCTTCAACAACAATATTAATTGCCGTATCAAAACCAATTGTATAGTCTGTTGAAGTAATATCATTATCAATTGTTCCTGGTAAAGCAACACAATTGATGCCCATTTCGGTTAGTTTTTGGGCGCCTTGGTAACTACCATCACCCCCAATAACAACTAATGCATCAATTCCTTTTGCTTTTAAATTGGCAACAGCCTTTTGACGAACTTCAACTTCTTTAAATTCAGGTAAACGCGCTGTTCCTAACACTGTTCCACCACGATTAATAATTGAATCAGCAAAATTAACCCCAACTGGTTCAATTCAGTCATTAACTAATCCTAAATAACCGTCTTTTACTGCATATACTTCTAAACCTTTAGCAATTGCAGTTTTTACTACTCCACTAATAGCGGCGTTCATTCCCTGTGAATCACCACCAGAAGTAAGAATTCCAATCCGTTTTATCATATATTCTTTCTCCTTTAATTAATTTACCTAATTATTATAACTTACTTTTAGAAAAAAAATAATAATTCTCTGATTAATTGATTATAGTACTATTAACTTTAGTAACGGAATTAGATTATTAATAAAAAAAACAATTACAATAATAAAAAAACTTACTAATTTATTAGTAAGTTTTTTTATTTTGATGATTTTGATGATTCATCTTTGCTTCTTTTTGGTGTTGAATTTGATTCAACTGGGTCAACTTCAACTTCTTGATTCAACAACCCAACATTATTTAAAATAAATTGGCCAGCTTGTGATGCTAAAGAGTAGCGACATTTTTTCTTGCTTCGAGTTCCTTCAATATAATTAATTGTAATTTGATTTAACTTCTTATTTTGTCTTACATTGCTGATTTTACGAATTAGAATTCTTTCCCCTAAGAAAGTAATTTCTTTGTCACCAATACCAATTGCCATTGTGTGTAAGAATAAAAAGATATAAATTCCAACCCCAACTGTTAAAGCAAAACCTAAAACAATTAAGATAATCACCACATAACTTGGAATATTTTCAACAACAAATTGAAGAATAAAACCAGTAACAACCACAGGGATATTAGCCCCTAATATTGAAAAGACACTAATTAATACTTTTTTGTTTATAAAGACTTCTTTAAACTCATGTTTTTTAAAACTAATTAAATAACCTAAAATTGAAGCACCAACAGCCACTAATAAGAAAGCGGCCATTGCTAAGGCAATAATTAGACTTTTGACTGAATCTAAATCTGCATAAAGATTAAACATTCTCTCATCTCCTTTTAAAATTATTTACGAACTTGGGCCATAACTTCTTGAGCAAAATCTACTTGCTCTTTTTCAATTCCTTCCCCAACTTCATAACGAATCATTTTTTTAACACTAACATTATTAGCTTTTAAAAAGTCACTAACTTTTTGATCAGGATTAATAACAAAAGCTTGATCAAGTAATGAAATTTCTGCTAATTGTTTGTTTAAACGACCTTCAACCATTTTTTCTAAAATGTTATCTGGTTTTCCAACATTTTTTGGATCGTTTTTAGCTTCCGCTGTTAAAATTGCTTTTTCACTTGCTAAAAAGTCTTGGCTCATTTCTTCGCGTGAGACAAATTGAGGACGCATTGCTGAAACATGCATTGCTAATTGTTTTCCAGCTTCTTCACTAATTACCCCATCAAATAATAATGCGGCAACAATTCGTTTATTTGAGTGAACATACGCACCAATTGATTGATTATCATTTACTTCTAAAATTGTAAAACGACGTAAAGTAATTTTTTCTCCAATTGTGGCAATTGCATTTGTAATTAAGGCATCTAATGTTTGGCCATTAACATCTAATTGCAATACTTCTTCAACAGTACTAACATTACTGTTTACTAAAGTTGCTCCAATTTGATCTAATAAAGTTAAAAATTGTTGGTTTTTTGCAACAAAGTCTGTTTCTGAATTTACTTCAAAAACAACAACTTTATTTCCTTTCATTGTCATTCCAACTAATCCTTCAGCGGCAATACGATCAGATTTTTTTGCTGCTTTTGTGATTCCTTTTTCACGTAATCATTTGATTGCTTCATCAATATTTCCGTTTGTTTCTTCTAATGCTTTTTTACAATCAAGCATTCCTGCTCCGGTTGCAGTACGTAATTCTTTAACTAATTGTGCAGTAACTACCATTTCTAAAACCCTCCTTAAATTATTTTTTTACGATTTGATTATTACTAATTTGTAATAATGCTGTTAATTGTTCAATCATTTCAGCTTTTTTAGCTTTTTTTAAACCAAATTCGCTGGCAATTTTTTCTAATTGATCAACTTTTAATTTTGTTAAACTTTTTTCAAGATCATTGTCAATAACTCCAATACTTGCAAAAGCTGAGTTAGTTTCTTCAATTACTGGAGCTTTTTCAACAGGAGTTGGGACTGGCGTCTTAACTGGTTTTTCAACGACTGGTGCTGTATCAGTAACTGGTTTTTCAACGACTGGGGCAACAACTGGTCTTGGTCCTGATTGTTCACGACGTTCTGGACGATTAAAATCTCTTTTTCCAAATTCACGACGTTCTGGACGATTATCATCACCTTCACGGCGAACAAATTCACTTGGTTTAAATTGTGGTTCTGACATTTTTAAGCCCATAGCATCACCATATAAATCAGCAATATGATGAGTAATAATCGCAATTGCTCTTGTTGTATCATCATTAGCCGGAATGATATAATCAATACCATCAGGATCAACGTTAGTATCACAAATTGCAATAACAGGGATTCTTAATTTTTGTGCTTCCTTTACAGCAATGTATTCTTCTTTTGGATCTACGACAAATAATGCTTGTGGTAATTCTTTCATTCCTTTGATTCCACCTAGGAATTTTTCTAATTTTTCTTTTTCTTTTTTAATTAGAATTTGTTCTTTTTTTGGTAATAATTTTAATTCGCCATTTTTTTCCTGACGTTCAATATTTCATAAGCGTTTAACACGTAAGTGGATTGTTTTTAAGTTAGTTAATGTACCTCCTAATCAACGTTGATTAACATAGAAGTTTTCACTACGTTCTGCTGCATCTTTGACAATTCATTTTGCTTGTTTTTTTGTTCCAACAAAAAGGATTTTACCTTTTTTTGTTGCTAATGTTGCCATTAATTTTTTAACATCTTCAAGTCTTCATAATGTTTGTTGTAGGTCAATAATATGAACCTTATTTTTTTCTCCATAAATATATGGTTTCATTTTTGGATTTCATCTTTTTGTTTGATGACCAAATTGTGCTCCGGCTTCCCAAAGCATTTCTCTTGTTAATTCTTTTGCCATTTTCAGTTTTCTCCTTTTCGTTTCTGCTTCCATCTACTTCTAACATTTACCACTTTATATTAAAAATAAAGCACTCGACAAATGAATTCATAAATGTGTCTGTATAACCATAAATTAAGTAAATACAACATATGAATTATAACATAATTTTAAAAAAGAAAGCACTATTTAGTAAAATAGTGCTTTTAAAAAATAATAAATTTGGCTGTTTTTTTGTTTTTTTATAAAAAAATGTTTAAAATTAAAGTTTGTTTTTCAAAAGAGTTACATTTTAATTTCTTAAATGTAATTGATAACCCTCCGCAAGGGATTTAGGGGAAAAATTAAGGTTAGCAAAATTTAATGTCTGATTAAGCATAATAAGGAAAGAATTTTTGTCCAGTTCCACTACCATCTTTTGATTTAAAACGTGCATTATTTTTAAAATTTCAACAAAAACAATAATAGTAATCAAAATTTGGGTTGGAATAATAATAAATAAAATAGAAGTAATTAATTTTGAAAAAGGTCGATTTTTAATATTTTCAAAATACGGAATTGCAAGAGAAAATTTTGATAAGATATTAATACTAAAAAACATGATAATTAAAAA
The Spiroplasma chrysopicola DF-1 genome window above contains:
- the pyk gene encoding pyruvate kinase, giving the protein MDKINLKDKMKRTKIITTIGPSTHSEEGILKLFDFGMNTIRLNFSHGDYEEQGARIVWTKEIIKKIGKPISIMLDTKGPEIRVGKMKDGKQEIVKGSKVTIYSLPAEYASREGTALEMTVSYDMSQDLKTGDVVLVDDGKLQLNVTDVQPGIITTEAFNHHVVKTNKRINLPGVAFTLPFLAEKDMADIKYGAEQGVDYIAASFVNTKENVLEIRQLLKEANAEHIQIIAKIESQIGINNIDDIIAAADGIMVARGDLGLEIPYYDVPYWEKIIIRKCREAGKVVIVATQMLESMTDNPHPTRAEVTDVYFATELGADATMLSGESANGDYPFITVDTMATINKRAEIEFYSKLYYEKQLENACKTTSGPRAEIAKKLAEKCKNGEYEYAVVLSNTGTLLKTVSKFRPNVVILGVSPTPELYTAFGVWHSIFMNKVDNYNEFKDNDHAIIEVAKKWGAKVGSKILFARSDVLKELIVE
- the tsf gene encoding translation elongation factor Ts, which encodes MVVTAQLVKELRTATGAGMLDCKKALEETNGNIDEAIKWLREKGITKAAKKSDRIAAEGLVGMTMKGNKVVVFEVNSETDFVAKNQQFLTLLDQIGATLVNSNVSTVEEVLQLDVNGQTLDALITNAIATIGEKITLRRFTILEVNDNQSIGAYVHSNKRIVAALLFDGVISEEAGKQLAMHVSAMRPQFVSREEMSQDFLASEKAILTAEAKNDPKNVGKPDNILEKMVEGRLNKQLAEISLLDQAFVINPDQKVSDFLKANNVSVKKMIRYEVGEGIEKEQVDFAQEVMAQVRK
- the pfkA gene encoding 6-phosphofructokinase, whose product is MIKRIGILTSGGDSQGMNAAISGVVKTAIAKGLEVYAVKDGYLGLVNDWIEPVGVNFADSIINRGGTVLGTARLPEFKEVEVRQKAVANLKAKGIDALVVIGGDGSYQGAQKLTEMGINCVALPGTIDNDITSTDYTIGFDTAINIVVEALDRIRDTIQSHNRCAIVEVMGHSCGDIALYAGIAAGADIISINESALTEAEIASKVKEMHDKNKRSVIVVVSELIYPDLKKLARLVETTSGYVTREAVLAHIQRGGTPTAMERYRAFQMAKFAVEQILAGIGGIAVGNVGDEIVARPIMEALSIPRISRKDILADFTNLNDNIYKK
- the rpsB gene encoding 30S ribosomal protein S2, with the protein product MAKELTREMLWEAGAQFGHQTKRWNPKMKPYIYGEKNKVHIIDLQQTLWRLEDVKKLMATLATKKGKILFVGTKKQAKWIVKDAAERSENFYVNQRWLGGTLTNLKTIHLRVKRLWNIERQEKNGELKLLPKKEQILIKKEKEKLEKFLGGIKGMKELPQALFVVDPKEEYIAVKEAQKLRIPVIAICDTNVDPDGIDYIIPANDDTTRAIAIITHHIADLYGDAMGLKMSEPQFKPSEFVRREGDDNRPERREFGKRDFNRPERREQSGPRPVVAPVVEKPVTDTAPVVEKPVKTPVPTPVEKAPVIEETNSAFASIGVIDNDLEKSLTKLKVDQLEKIASEFGLKKAKKAEMIEQLTALLQISNNQIVKK